GCACGGCGGCAACGTCCGTCGAGCACAACGACGCCGACGTGGAGTTCGCCCAGATGATGATCCTGCACCACCAGGGCGCACTCGACATGGCCGTGCTCGCCGAGGGCCGCGCCCAGAGCGAGCCCGTGCAGGAACTCGCCGCGCGGATCCAGTTCGCCCAGCAGCCCGAGATCGACCTCATGACCTCCTGGCTGCAGACCTGGGGCGAGCAGCCGGCCGAGGCCGACGACTCCATGGGTGGCATGGACCACTCCGGTGAGCACACCGGCATGGCCGACGACGGCCAGATGCAGCAGCTCCAAGACGCCGGCGCCGACTTCGACCGGATGTTCCTGGAGATGATGATCGACCACCACACCGGCGCGATCACCATGTCCGAGGACTACCGCAACCGCGGGCAGAACGAGGACGCACTCGAGCTCGCCGACACGATCATCGCCGACCAGACCACCGAGATCGCCGAGATGAAGGCACTGCTCGCGGACATGTGAGCCGCCCCGCGATCGCGGCGCCACCGGTGCACCCCCGTGCCGGTGGCGCCGCTGTCTGCGTCCGGGCCAGATCCTTGATCGAGCCTTGACCGCACCCGCGGCCTGACCTTCACCCCGGGTGATCACGATGGGGAACGACCCAGTCCCGCACCAGCGAGCGAATCGGAGCACGACGTGATCAAGCACCACCTCAAGCACATGGCGATCGGGGCGGCCCTCGTCCTGGCGCTGCTCCTGGCCTTCGGAGTGGACCTGTCCCGGGCACTGCCCTACGCGCTGCTGCTCGCGTGCCCGCTGGGCATGGTGGCGATGATGTTCTTCATGGGCCGCGGCAACGGGCACGTCCACGGCCCGCACGACGGACCCACCAGCCACGACCACGACCACGACCACGACCACGAAACCACGCCGCCCGCCGGCGGTGGGCTGACCCGCGAGGACCACGAGCGGATCCCCTGAAGGACGCCCAGCCGACAGGGAAAACGGCGCCGCGCCACGGTCGCGCGGCGCCGTTCGTCCTGCTCGGCACCTGAGTGACGCGTCCGGCAGTATCCCCGGCTGCGCTCAGCCGACGTACTCCCAGTGCCACGGCTCCGGCTTCGAGCCCGAGGCGCGCGCCCAGCTCGGCAAGGTCCACCCGTACTCGCCGGCGTGCTCGAGCAACCACTCGTGCTCGCTCGTCCCGAACGACGACGCCCCGCCCCCGAAGTCGACCGCGACCCCGGTCCCGTGGTTCGAGGTCCCGGGCGTGGCGCACAGACTGCCCTTGTTCCGCCGGCAGGCGACCTGCGCCGCGTAGGACCGGTAGGAGTCGGTCACCACCAAGCTGGTCGAGAACACCCGCTCGAACGCCGTGTTCAGCTCCTCGAGCGCGTCTGTGGCATCGCAACGCTGCTGATGGCCGGGCGCGAAGTCCAGCTCACACAAGGCGCTCAGCGGGATCTCGCCGTTGGCGTACTGGTCGAGCGAGGTCCGCTGCGCCTGCTTGCGCGCTGCCGCCTCCTGCTCAGCCACCCGCGCGGCAGCGGCCGCTACCGCGGCCTCCTGCGCCTGCGCGGTCACGACCTGGAGCTCGGCCGTCAACGCCGCGACCCGGTCGGTCCGAGCCAGGAGCAGCGACACGGCTGCGTCCACGCTCGCCCCGGATCCACCATCGGAGCGGACAGGCGCGGCCACCACGGCGTCGGAGGCCTCCGGCAGGGACTGCGACAGGGCGGTCGCCGTTGTGGTGGGCGCGGGTTCTGCCTGCTCACCGGGCGTCGAGATCACTGCATCCAGGGGCCGCACCGGGGAGGGGGCCACAGGTGGCTGAAGCGCCAGGACCGCGGGTTGGGCCGCCTGAGTCACCGTGATAGCGGCCCGCAGGTCGCCGATCGCCTCGTCGAGCTGCCACGTCGCCTCGGCGGGGACCGAGGCCGCAACGGCCGCCGTCTTGACGGCCTGCGCCGCGCGCAGCGTGCCGCTGGCCTCGATCACCGCCGCCTGCCGATCCTCTACGACGCGGGCCGGGGGGAAACCCGGCCCGCCCGGCGCCGAGGCCGCCGGTGTGGGCATGGGCTCGATCGTCCCGGCCACGCCCTGTTGCACCCCACCCAGGGAGGCGGTGGCGAACCCGGCCACGCCGAGCGCGACGGCGGCGGCGACAGCGGCCTTGGCCGCTCCGCGTCGGCGCCGGGCGCGCTCCTGCTCGCGGCGGGCGGAACGCGATACGACGTCCCGCGGTCGGCGGACCCCTGCCGCGGGCGCTCCAGGAGCTGACGACTCCGCCTTCAGTGCGTCGTCGGCAGCATCGCTCGGCAGAGCGTGTCGCCCTCGAGCTGGTGGGCGGTCCGCAGCCTGTGGACGCGTGTCCGGATCGACCTCCGCGGCCGACTGCGGAGCTGCGCGGTGACGCGCCATGCCGGCGTGCCGAGCCGTCACCGGGTGGACCTGCAGGGCGCCGCATCGGGGGGAACTCGCACCGCACCAGCGTCGAAGAGAACTGCCCAAGCCTCGGTTGGCTCTCGGTGAAGATTCGATCAGGGGCACCGGGAGGGCGAGCTCTTGACCCAACCTCAACCCGGGGCTCACCGAATCGCAGGGAGCATCGATCTAGTGTCGACTCATACCCCCAGGGGGTATGGCCGATGCCGGCGGAATGAGCGGCCGGCCGCTACGGGATCTTCCAAGGGGTCAAGCCATGGTCGCGTTGATCGTGATTTTCACAGCCGCCGTTCTGACAGCAGGACTGGGGTGGTACTTCTTCGGGCCGCGCACCAGCAGCCGCGCCGAGCTCCGCGACGGAAGACAGGTCGCCACCATCGTCGTCAAGGGCGGCTACTCACCGGACGTCATCGAGGTCGTCCGCGGAACGCCCGTGCGGTTGCGCTTCGACCGCCAGGAGACCGGCGACTGCTCCTCGCGCCTGGTCCTGCCCGAGTTCAAAGTGAACGCCGCCCTCGCGGCGCACCGTGTCACCGAGATCGACTTCATACCGACCCAGTCCGGTGAGTTCGGCTTCGCCTGCGGGATGAACATGCTGCACGGCACGCTGCGGGTGGTCGACGACCCGACGGACCCCGAGAGCACCCTCGTCGAGCCCGACCACCGCACGGGCCGCAGTTCGGAGCCCGAACACGACCCCCTGGTCCAGGGCGCCATCGACACCGAAGCCCGGGAACGCGCCGCGGAGGTCAAGGACTTGCGCAACCGCGTGCTCGCCGGGACGGCATTGACCACCCCCGTCCTGCTCGCGGTCATGGCGACCACGCTCCTCGGGGCTACCTGGGTGCCGCCGGTCTTGCTCGACCCGCTCGTGCAGCTCCTGCTGATCGCGCCGGTCATGGTGTACACCGGGGCGCCGATCCACCGCACCGGATGGCTCGCGTTGCGCCACCGCGCGGCCGACATGAACTCCCTGATCACCCTGGGCACCATCGCGGCGTTCGGGTTCAGCCTGATCGCGACCTTCACCCCGGGTCTGCTACCCGCGGAGTCCCGGGAGGTCTACTACGAGGCGGTGGGCGTGATCATCACGCTCATCCTGCTCGGGCGGCTCCTGGAGACACGCGCGAAGGCGGGCACCGGCGAGGCGATCCGGGCACTGATCGGGCTCCAGCCGCGCACCGCGCGCGTCGAGCGCGGCGGGACGCAGATCGACGTCGAGATCGAAGACGTGCAGCGCGGCGACGTGGTGATCATCCGCCCCGGCGAGAAGCTGCCCGTCGACGGCGAGGTGCTCGAGGGAGCCTCAGCCGTCGACGAGTCCATGGTCACCGGCGAGCCGATGCCCGTGGCCAAGTCGGTGGGCGACACGGTCATCGGCGCGACGATCAACCAGACCGGTTCCCTGCGCTACGTCGCGACCCGGGTCGGGGCCGAGACGATGCTCGCCCAGATCATCCGCCTGGTCCGTGAGGCACAGGGCTCGAAGGCACCCATCCAGCGCCTGGTGGACAAGGTCTCGAGCTACTTCGTGCCCGCGGTCATGGCGGCAGCCGTGTGGACGTTCGTCGCCTGGTACCTCGTGGGGCCACCGCCGTCCGTGGTCTACGCCCTCGTCGCGGCGGTGTCCGTCTTGATCATCGCCTGCCCGTGCGCCCTCGGGCTCGCGACACCACTGTCGATCACGGTCGGCACGGGCAAGGGCGCCACGAACGGCATCCTCATCCGCTCCGCCGAGGCCCTCGAGACCGCGCACAAGCTGGACACGATCGTCCTGGACAAGACCGGCACCATCACCAACGGCGCGCCCGTGCTGACCGACGTCCTGCCCACTCCCGACTTCCAGGCCGACGAGCTCCTGGCACGTGTGGCCTCCGCAGAACAGGCTTCCGAGCACCCCCTGGCGTCCGCGATCGTTGCGGCAGCTCTCGAGCGTGGACTGCGCCTGAGCCGCCCGCAGCAGTTCGACTCCGTCACCGGACAGGGCATCATCGCCGTGCTCGACGGCTCCCAGGTCCTGGTGGGCAACGAGCGTCTGCTTAGCGGACACGGGGTGGCCGCGGGTGCGCTGCTTCGCGAAGCCGGCCGGCTCGCCGCGGAAGGCAAGACGGCGATGCTCGTCGCGATCAACCGGATGCCCGCCGGGGTCATCGCCGTCGCGGACACGGTCAAGGACACCTCCGCCCAGGCGGTCGCAGCCTTGACCGCCCGCGGCATCGACGTGGTGATGATGACCGGCGACAACCGCGTCACGGCGGGTGCCATCGCCCGCCAGGTCGGCATCGCACGTGTCGTCGCGGAGGTTCTGCCGGAGCACAAGGCCAGCGAGGTGCGACGCCTCCAGGCCGAGGGGCGAGTGGTCGGCATGGTCGGCGACGGGATCAACGACGCGCCCGCGCTCGCCCAGGCCGACGTCGGATCCGCGATCGGCACCGGCACCGACGTGGCGATCGAGTCCTCCGACATCACCCTGATCTCCGGATCGCTGACGGGACTCGTCACGGCGATCGACCTGTCGCGCGCGACGATGCGAAACATTCGCCAGAACCTGGTGTTCGCGTTCGGGTACAACGCCATCGGCATCCCGATCGCCGCCGGCGTGCTCTACCCCGCGTTCGGACTGCTCCTGAGCCCCATGCTCGCAGCGCTCGCGATGGCGCTGTCGTCGCTGTCCGTCGTCGCGAACGCCAACCGCCTGCGCCGGTTCACCCCGCGCGCCCTGGCCGTCAGCACCACCAGCACACCGCACGCCGAACCAGCCGTCCACGTGACGGCCGAACACGAAGGGCACACCACCATGACCCCCAGCTCCCAGGCACCCGTGGTCGACCCGGTGTGCGGCATGACCGTCGATCCTGCGGAAGCGGCGGCCACCCGGCAGTGGCGGCAGCAGACGTTCTCCTTCTGCTCGACGCAGTGCGCAACCACCTTCGACGGCGAGCCTGCCGCCTACGCATCCTGACCAGCCGCGCCACATGCCCGCAGCGACTGCGCCCGTCCTCCCGTCCCCGGTGCCCCGAGCCCGCGCGCTGCGTCCAGGAGGCTCAGTGCGCTGGCTCGGGGCGGCCGCGGCCGGAGGGCTGATCACCGCGGCGGCCTTCCCTGATCTTGGCTGGTGGCCGGCAGCGCTCGTCGGGGTCGCGCTGCTTGCCGCGCACCGTGAGGTGGAGTCGGTGCGCGCGGTCACCGCAAGGTGGTTCGTCTGGGGCCTGAGCTTCTTCCTCGTCCACGTCTCCTGGGCCCAGCAGGCCG
This region of Cellulomonas sp. C5510 genomic DNA includes:
- a CDS encoding heavy metal translocating P-type ATPase, yielding MVALIVIFTAAVLTAGLGWYFFGPRTSSRAELRDGRQVATIVVKGGYSPDVIEVVRGTPVRLRFDRQETGDCSSRLVLPEFKVNAALAAHRVTEIDFIPTQSGEFGFACGMNMLHGTLRVVDDPTDPESTLVEPDHRTGRSSEPEHDPLVQGAIDTEARERAAEVKDLRNRVLAGTALTTPVLLAVMATTLLGATWVPPVLLDPLVQLLLIAPVMVYTGAPIHRTGWLALRHRAADMNSLITLGTIAAFGFSLIATFTPGLLPAESREVYYEAVGVIITLILLGRLLETRAKAGTGEAIRALIGLQPRTARVERGGTQIDVEIEDVQRGDVVIIRPGEKLPVDGEVLEGASAVDESMVTGEPMPVAKSVGDTVIGATINQTGSLRYVATRVGAETMLAQIIRLVREAQGSKAPIQRLVDKVSSYFVPAVMAAAVWTFVAWYLVGPPPSVVYALVAAVSVLIIACPCALGLATPLSITVGTGKGATNGILIRSAEALETAHKLDTIVLDKTGTITNGAPVLTDVLPTPDFQADELLARVASAEQASEHPLASAIVAAALERGLRLSRPQQFDSVTGQGIIAVLDGSQVLVGNERLLSGHGVAAGALLREAGRLAAEGKTAMLVAINRMPAGVIAVADTVKDTSAQAVAALTARGIDVVMMTGDNRVTAGAIARQVGIARVVAEVLPEHKASEVRRLQAEGRVVGMVGDGINDAPALAQADVGSAIGTGTDVAIESSDITLISGSLTGLVTAIDLSRATMRNIRQNLVFAFGYNAIGIPIAAGVLYPAFGLLLSPMLAALAMALSSLSVVANANRLRRFTPRALAVSTTSTPHAEPAVHVTAEHEGHTTMTPSSQAPVVDPVCGMTVDPAEAAATRQWRQQTFSFCSTQCATTFDGEPAAYAS
- a CDS encoding D-alanyl-D-alanine carboxypeptidase family protein; its protein translation is MAGTIEPMPTPAASAPGGPGFPPARVVEDRQAAVIEASGTLRAAQAVKTAAVAASVPAEATWQLDEAIGDLRAAITVTQAAQPAVLALQPPVAPSPVRPLDAVISTPGEQAEPAPTTTATALSQSLPEASDAVVAAPVRSDGGSGASVDAAVSLLLARTDRVAALTAELQVVTAQAQEAAVAAAAARVAEQEAAARKQAQRTSLDQYANGEIPLSALCELDFAPGHQQRCDATDALEELNTAFERVFSTSLVVTDSYRSYAAQVACRRNKGSLCATPGTSNHGTGVAVDFGGGASSFGTSEHEWLLEHAGEYGWTLPSWARASGSKPEPWHWEYVG
- a CDS encoding DUF305 domain-containing protein, with amino-acid sequence MSPKIPRAVAAVAATLTLGLLLSACSTGEQTSTDQQSPSGATSTAATSVEHNDADVEFAQMMILHHQGALDMAVLAEGRAQSEPVQELAARIQFAQQPEIDLMTSWLQTWGEQPAEADDSMGGMDHSGEHTGMADDGQMQQLQDAGADFDRMFLEMMIDHHTGAITMSEDYRNRGQNEDALELADTIIADQTTEIAEMKALLADM